One window of the Chitinophaga niabensis genome contains the following:
- a CDS encoding MBL fold metallo-hydrolase yields MRSILEHTLSPAEAAIWWLGQAGYIIRSLDLTVVIDPYLSDSAANGAQEFSRLYPAPIQPEDLMADIYIITHDHLDHLDPGTLSEYQYKQDTWFVAPSQAAKKLIPLGIPESRIVIISVGESKTIEGLEINGIFTLPTGPDVLDTTGYHIRFANGRNIYHTSDTQFHPLLVAAAPQKPEVMMVPVNGKWGNPGPEQAAELSYALQPKFVMPNHYDMMALNAENPEVFKWFCARKNMQEQCIIPERMQPFIWS; encoded by the coding sequence ATGAGATCAATTCTGGAACATACGCTCTCTCCCGCTGAAGCTGCCATATGGTGGCTGGGCCAGGCAGGTTATATCATCCGGTCGCTGGATCTTACCGTTGTGATAGACCCCTATCTCTCGGACTCCGCAGCAAATGGCGCGCAGGAGTTCTCGCGATTATATCCTGCTCCCATCCAACCTGAAGATCTCATGGCCGATATTTACATCATCACACACGATCATCTCGATCATCTTGATCCCGGTACGCTTTCGGAGTATCAATATAAACAGGATACCTGGTTTGTAGCGCCATCGCAGGCAGCAAAAAAACTAATACCCCTTGGTATTCCTGAAAGCAGGATAGTGATCATCAGTGTGGGAGAAAGTAAAACCATCGAGGGTCTTGAGATCAACGGCATCTTTACACTCCCTACCGGCCCGGATGTGTTGGATACCACCGGTTATCACATCAGGTTTGCCAACGGCCGGAATATATATCACACCAGCGATACACAGTTTCATCCGCTTTTAGTGGCCGCTGCGCCTCAGAAACCGGAAGTGATGATGGTACCCGTGAATGGCAAATGGGGAAACCCCGGCCCTGAACAGGCCGCTGAATTATCATACGCCCTGCAGCCAAAATTTGTGATGCCGAACCACTATGATATGATGGCACTCAATGCAGAAAATCCGGAAGTGTTCAAATGGTTCTGCGCCCGGAAAAACATGCAGGAACAATGCATCATTCCTGAACGTATGCAGCCTTTTATATGGAGTTAA
- a CDS encoding zinc-dependent alcohol dehydrogenase, producing the protein MKQIMQALQMRGLNTLVKTEVPIPVPGAGDVLIQTLAATICTSDLHDLKSNPFGITYPRILGHEAAGIVVATGREVRGLALGTRVAVHPVVPCGKCEECKRGLAHICSDMGHLGYDRDGSFAEYFTQRADRVIPLPENISNATGALLEPVAVCLQAVARAGDVKGRTVLVAGDGPFGNIIARLAKRAGAARVIVTGKIPFRLQSIPDVEIPDADPVRCADVAILAVSSQDALSTCIKALRPRGRLVVFSALKEPAPLDLFALHLSELEIVGACNDEDRMEEALECLQDKVLNLAEIITHQVHFENWEEAFSLVRYQQGKALKVAITFS; encoded by the coding sequence ATGAAACAGATTATGCAGGCATTGCAAATGCGAGGACTAAATACTCTGGTGAAAACAGAAGTGCCCATCCCGGTTCCGGGTGCCGGAGATGTATTGATACAAACACTGGCCGCAACCATCTGTACTTCAGATCTGCACGATCTGAAAAGCAATCCTTTTGGCATTACTTACCCAAGGATCCTGGGGCATGAAGCTGCCGGAATAGTGGTGGCCACCGGGAGAGAAGTAAGAGGGCTGGCACTCGGCACCCGCGTGGCTGTACATCCTGTTGTGCCATGTGGTAAATGCGAAGAATGCAAACGCGGCCTCGCACATATCTGTTCCGATATGGGGCACCTGGGATACGACAGGGATGGAAGTTTTGCGGAATACTTTACGCAAAGGGCAGACAGGGTTATTCCACTGCCGGAAAATATCTCAAACGCCACCGGTGCATTACTGGAGCCGGTAGCAGTTTGTTTGCAGGCGGTAGCCCGCGCCGGTGATGTGAAAGGCCGTACAGTACTGGTAGCAGGAGATGGCCCTTTTGGAAACATCATCGCCCGTTTGGCAAAAAGAGCAGGAGCTGCACGTGTGATCGTAACAGGCAAAATCCCCTTCCGTTTGCAAAGTATCCCGGATGTTGAAATACCGGATGCAGATCCGGTAAGATGTGCGGACGTGGCCATACTGGCGGTTAGCTCACAGGATGCGCTCTCCACTTGCATAAAAGCACTTCGCCCACGTGGCAGACTGGTTGTTTTCAGTGCCCTGAAAGAACCTGCCCCACTCGATCTCTTTGCACTTCATTTATCTGAATTGGAGATCGTAGGGGCCTGTAATGATGAAGATCGGATGGAAGAAGCATTGGAATGCCTGCAAGACAAAGTATTGAACTTAGCAGAGATCATCACGCACCAGGTGCACTTTGAGAATTGGGAAGAAGCATTTTCACTGGTGCGCTATCAACAGGGTAAAGCATTAAAAGTAGCGATCACTTTCAGCTGA
- a CDS encoding RagB/SusD family nutrient uptake outer membrane protein, whose amino-acid sequence MKHQLLSIVFIALTFFSCGKFLGVSPKDQVADGTLWASTANADLFLNDVYASVPSIDFGDPWENYSDNSMNGQAGRVSTNIYGPSIYTPSNAPSRWGQYTNIRKANLFIAKASASALPEAWKKSRIAEARFLRAYFYSLLWTYHGGVPIIKEVLNLKEQGDEVFRARNTAAETFAFITKELEEAAADLDITAETGRATRGAALTLKGSCELFYAGALHNPTNDKARWELAAATFKKVIDLNTYKLFPDYNTLFFEENNNNVEVIFSRQHLGGTDLANLRDGNIGPRFVGGALTGYGHLNPTQDIVDEYAMANGLPITDPASGYNPQKPYENREKRFYQSIVYDGSTWLGDVMIMKQGVGSMNATDLNNSSISTRTGYYIRKGINPKYASARSNLNSANWIIFRYAEVLLSYAEARNEATGPDQSVYDAINAIRKRSELADLTPGMNQSQLRTAIYRERRVELAFEDKRLPDLLRLKLAEVILNQPVHAIKIDLVNNVPVYTIVPAGGGNRKFYPNKNYFLPIPQSAMDKNAKLVQNPNYL is encoded by the coding sequence ATGAAACATCAACTTTTAAGCATAGTATTTATTGCACTCACCTTTTTCTCCTGCGGTAAATTTCTCGGTGTGTCTCCAAAGGACCAGGTGGCAGATGGTACGCTTTGGGCAAGTACGGCAAATGCAGATCTTTTCCTGAATGATGTCTATGCATCTGTACCCAGTATTGATTTCGGAGATCCATGGGAAAACTATTCGGACAATTCTATGAATGGCCAGGCAGGAAGGGTAAGTACCAATATCTACGGTCCTTCTATTTATACACCCAGCAATGCACCCAGCAGATGGGGGCAATACACCAATATCAGAAAAGCAAATCTGTTTATAGCCAAAGCCTCCGCTTCTGCATTACCGGAAGCCTGGAAAAAGTCCAGGATCGCTGAAGCAAGATTCCTGCGTGCATATTTCTATTCTCTTCTGTGGACTTACCATGGCGGAGTACCCATTATCAAAGAGGTGCTGAACCTGAAAGAACAGGGGGATGAAGTTTTCAGGGCACGTAATACAGCTGCAGAAACATTTGCTTTCATTACAAAAGAACTGGAAGAAGCCGCAGCGGATCTGGACATCACGGCAGAAACAGGAAGGGCTACCAGGGGCGCGGCGCTCACCTTAAAAGGTTCCTGCGAATTATTTTACGCAGGCGCATTGCATAACCCCACCAATGATAAAGCCAGGTGGGAATTGGCCGCTGCTACCTTCAAAAAGGTAATAGACCTGAACACCTATAAACTCTTCCCTGATTACAACACCCTCTTTTTCGAAGAGAACAATAACAATGTGGAAGTGATCTTCAGCAGGCAGCATCTGGGTGGTACGGATTTAGCTAATTTAAGGGATGGCAATATCGGCCCCCGTTTTGTGGGTGGCGCATTAACAGGTTATGGGCACTTAAATCCTACACAGGATATCGTGGATGAATATGCTATGGCCAACGGTTTGCCCATTACAGACCCCGCATCCGGGTATAATCCTCAGAAGCCTTACGAGAACAGGGAAAAAAGGTTTTATCAGTCTATCGTATATGATGGTTCCACCTGGTTGGGAGATGTAATGATCATGAAACAGGGTGTTGGAAGTATGAATGCCACAGACCTGAATAACAGCAGCATTTCTACCAGAACAGGTTATTATATCCGTAAAGGTATCAATCCTAAATATGCAAGTGCCAGGAGTAATCTCAATAGTGCCAACTGGATCATCTTCCGCTATGCAGAAGTATTGCTTAGTTACGCAGAAGCCAGGAATGAAGCTACGGGACCTGATCAGTCTGTATACGATGCCATCAATGCCATCAGGAAAAGATCAGAGCTGGCAGACCTTACGCCCGGTATGAATCAAAGCCAGCTGCGCACAGCCATTTACAGAGAAAGAAGGGTAGAGCTGGCCTTTGAGGATAAACGCCTGCCAGACCTCCTGCGTTTAAAACTGGCGGAAGTGATCCTCAACCAGCCGGTACATGCTATCAAAATAGACCTGGTGAATAACGTGCCGGTATACACGATAGTACCTGCTGGCGGAGGAAATAGGAAATTCTACCCTAACAAGAATTATTTCCTGCCCATCCCGCAATCGGCGATGGATAAAAATGCCAAACTTGTACAGAACCCGAATTATTTATAA
- a CDS encoding RraA family protein, with amino-acid sequence MKLLNDEEKFAWIREHLYVPLVCDVLDSLGYRNQAMHQRLRPLDVNNCTIIGRARTLRWMETDYVEDDAYSTEIEAVDSLSKGDVVVHSTDFGSTNAPWGELMSTIAKRNGAVGCICDSMIRDCRKIMDMHFPVFYGGIRPLDSLGRGRVMAYDVPVRCGDVVVHPGELIFSDFDGIVVIPREVEDKVLELAFEKGSKEDQSRRDLLNGDSLRTVYNRYGVL; translated from the coding sequence ATGAAGTTACTGAACGATGAAGAAAAATTTGCATGGATAAGAGAGCACCTGTATGTTCCCCTTGTATGTGATGTGCTGGATAGCCTTGGGTACAGGAACCAGGCCATGCACCAGCGTTTAAGGCCCCTGGATGTAAATAACTGCACCATCATCGGAAGGGCCAGGACCCTGCGCTGGATGGAAACAGATTATGTGGAAGACGATGCCTACTCTACGGAAATAGAAGCCGTGGATTCCCTCAGTAAAGGAGATGTAGTAGTACATTCAACGGATTTTGGTTCTACCAATGCACCGTGGGGTGAGTTAATGAGCACGATCGCTAAACGCAACGGCGCAGTGGGTTGTATCTGTGATAGTATGATCAGGGATTGCCGTAAGATCATGGACATGCACTTTCCTGTATTCTATGGTGGCATCCGCCCGCTGGACAGTTTGGGAAGAGGACGGGTAATGGCATATGATGTTCCTGTACGTTGTGGTGATGTGGTAGTACATCCCGGGGAGTTGATCTTCTCAGACTTTGATGGCATTGTAGTGATACCGCGCGAAGTAGAAGATAAAGTACTGGAACTTGCTTTTGAAAAAGGTTCTAAAGAAGATCAATCAAGAAGGGACCTGTTAAACGGAGATTCCTTAAGAACAGTATATAACAGATACGGTGTACTATGA
- a CDS encoding mandelate racemase/muconate lactonizing enzyme family protein, producing the protein MKITNVEAFILQSPFEIRSPEGSDEARGVKHCLLLKVSTDEGIIGWSDVETSPHVGEAVVNAPESGAGVFEGLRSLVIGEDPFDVERLWDKIYRGTIYFGRRGVAMQVLSGFDIACHDIIGKAIGQPIHKILGGARRDRVRAYASTLFRPTVEAIKDACAFYLQRGFTAVKFGWGVFGQDRKQDIKLVAAAREALGPDVELMVDAGWMVNRSAYDAIELCRALEPYNIFWLEDFLHPECYEGYAKTKAAGVRTRLAAGEQEATAWGFRELITKGGIDVIQPDLTRCGGFTQARKIIWEAEYAGIDVCPHAWLTDLLTAGSLHLNAVLPRSLFLEYNVSENPMLTEIIRNPVQMDKDGYIAVPNGPGLGIDIDEKAVKRFCVNL; encoded by the coding sequence ATGAAAATAACAAACGTAGAAGCATTTATACTGCAATCGCCATTTGAGATCCGCTCTCCGGAAGGCAGTGATGAAGCAAGAGGTGTAAAACATTGCCTGCTGCTGAAAGTAAGTACGGATGAAGGGATCATAGGATGGTCTGATGTGGAAACATCCCCGCATGTGGGAGAAGCAGTTGTGAATGCACCGGAAAGCGGAGCAGGGGTATTTGAAGGATTGCGCTCACTGGTGATAGGAGAAGATCCTTTCGATGTAGAGAGACTATGGGATAAGATCTATCGCGGCACCATTTATTTTGGCAGAAGAGGAGTGGCCATGCAGGTATTGTCCGGCTTTGATATTGCCTGTCATGATATTATCGGGAAAGCAATTGGTCAGCCCATTCATAAGATACTCGGTGGGGCAAGACGGGATCGCGTGAGAGCATATGCCTCCACGCTTTTCCGCCCAACGGTGGAAGCTATTAAAGACGCCTGCGCATTTTACCTGCAACGTGGTTTTACTGCCGTGAAGTTTGGCTGGGGTGTTTTTGGGCAGGACCGTAAACAGGACATTAAACTGGTAGCAGCAGCAAGGGAAGCCCTCGGTCCCGATGTGGAACTGATGGTGGATGCAGGCTGGATGGTGAACCGCAGTGCATACGATGCCATAGAACTTTGCCGTGCATTGGAACCCTATAATATCTTCTGGCTGGAGGATTTCCTGCACCCGGAATGTTATGAAGGATATGCAAAAACAAAAGCGGCAGGCGTAAGAACAAGATTAGCCGCAGGTGAACAGGAAGCTACGGCCTGGGGTTTCAGGGAACTCATTACCAAAGGAGGTATAGATGTGATCCAGCCAGACCTCACGCGCTGTGGTGGTTTCACACAGGCCAGGAAGATCATCTGGGAAGCAGAATATGCAGGCATTGATGTGTGCCCGCATGCATGGCTCACAGACCTGCTCACTGCAGGAAGTCTTCATTTAAATGCAGTGCTTCCAAGATCACTTTTCCTGGAATACAACGTCAGTGAAAATCCCATGCTCACAGAGATCATCAGGAACCCTGTGCAAATGGACAAGGATGGATACATCGCAGTGCCCAATGGGCCTGGTTTGGGAATAGATATAGATGAGAAAGCAGTTAAACGCTTTTGTGTAAACCTCTAA
- a CDS encoding SusC/RagA family TonB-linked outer membrane protein has product MNLRAIKFVMTVRSLLLPLLLLLFSAGGFAQTKLTVTGKITSGGTPLPNVSISIQGTNQGTTTNEQGAFSLSAQIGQTLEISHMGFGRKTVKITSQEPLNITLEASSQDILNDVVVVGYGTKKKTSVTAAISTLKGSEISSLPISNLSNGLGGRVAGVIVKQGSGEPGRDGSSIFIRGISSTGSTQPLVIVDGIPRSFQQLDPNSIETFSVLKDAAAVAPYGVAGANGVILVTTKKGKTGIPTLTYNGYVGFQNPVVLPDYVNSYEYATLRNAAAVNEGLPKPYSDAELKKFQDGSDPDAYPTFKNIWKDLTNRDAILTNHNIEISGGAERVKYYAALGYQFQEGMWPATNNRRFNMTLNLDAKVTNTTNVSFNLNGRYQKDQYPSIGTGRIFELIGYLHPLYGPLRFSNGMAGTFVTASLFNSGYQKINTTAIYSQLSVEQQLPFIPGLKAKGTIAYDPTHVMNKIWALPIQRASLDRSQTPYVIKDGVFGPTKPSLTQSYVNDYQLTYQFGLNYDRTFGKHGVSVLGLFEAKSNDYMSLGASRRNYNLSVDEINLGSSSQADMSTSGTSSYARQMGLVYRIAYDYNRKYLLEASGRYDGSYYFSPENRYGFFPAFSVGWRLSEEKFIKDNYNWIDNLKIRASYGEVGALAGSPFQFMSTYSVLGTNYVLGNNAVQGIRERAESNPNITWERARKTDVGLEVNLWKGLLNFEVDYFYEKRSNMLVNPDVKVPAEYGIGLSQVNAGVMENRGFDLSASSVYDVSRDLHLSLGANFTYAKNKVLQVFETATTFNNPNRRITGRPLGTQFGFRSLGYFQQSDFDGSGALKAGIATQPWGAVKPGDIRYEDINNDGKINDNDLTVIGDPVAAPRIIYGISPGVRFKTFSLDLLFQGAAKVNWYYHGSSIMAFWETMLPYKHNFDYWTPENPNASNPRLTSAPTVNNSQRSSFWMGNAAYLRLKNATLSYNLPAKVLQRIKMQNVRLYLSGQNILTWTKLKNYDPEIGRNDSGHPDSAWGYPNQKTFSVGANITF; this is encoded by the coding sequence ATGAATTTACGCGCAATTAAATTCGTTATGACCGTCAGATCATTGCTGCTGCCGCTTTTGCTCCTCTTGTTTTCGGCAGGAGGTTTCGCACAAACAAAGCTCACAGTTACGGGAAAGATCACCAGCGGCGGAACTCCCTTACCCAATGTGTCCATATCCATTCAGGGCACAAATCAAGGTACTACCACCAATGAACAGGGCGCATTTTCCCTGAGTGCCCAGATCGGCCAGACACTTGAGATCTCACACATGGGATTTGGCCGGAAAACAGTAAAGATCACCAGCCAGGAGCCATTGAACATTACCCTGGAAGCCTCCTCCCAGGATATCCTGAACGATGTGGTAGTGGTGGGGTATGGCACAAAAAAGAAGACATCTGTTACCGCAGCTATATCTACCCTGAAGGGCTCGGAAATATCTTCCCTGCCTATCTCCAACCTCAGCAATGGTTTAGGTGGAAGAGTAGCTGGTGTTATTGTTAAACAGGGATCGGGAGAGCCTGGGAGAGATGGTTCAAGTATCTTTATCAGGGGCATTTCCTCTACCGGCTCCACGCAGCCACTCGTTATTGTAGATGGTATTCCCCGCAGCTTTCAGCAATTAGACCCTAACTCCATTGAAACCTTTTCCGTACTGAAAGATGCTGCAGCCGTGGCCCCCTATGGAGTGGCCGGAGCAAACGGAGTGATCCTCGTAACCACCAAAAAAGGTAAAACGGGCATCCCCACACTTACCTATAACGGATACGTAGGGTTCCAGAATCCCGTAGTATTACCCGATTATGTCAATTCTTATGAATATGCCACTTTAAGGAACGCCGCAGCTGTCAACGAAGGTTTGCCTAAGCCATATTCTGATGCCGAACTGAAAAAGTTCCAGGATGGCTCAGATCCGGATGCCTATCCTACTTTTAAGAATATCTGGAAAGACCTCACCAACAGAGATGCGATACTCACCAACCACAATATTGAAATATCCGGTGGTGCAGAAAGAGTGAAGTATTATGCGGCCCTCGGATACCAGTTCCAGGAAGGGATGTGGCCGGCTACTAATAACCGCAGGTTTAACATGACGCTTAACCTGGATGCAAAAGTGACCAATACCACCAATGTTTCCTTTAACCTCAATGGCCGCTATCAGAAAGATCAGTATCCTTCCATCGGCACTGGCCGTATATTTGAACTGATCGGTTACCTACACCCCCTGTATGGACCACTTCGGTTCAGCAATGGCATGGCGGGTACTTTTGTTACCGCCAGCCTCTTCAACAGCGGTTATCAAAAGATCAATACCACCGCTATATACTCTCAACTGTCTGTTGAGCAACAATTGCCTTTCATTCCCGGTTTAAAAGCAAAAGGAACAATTGCATATGATCCCACACATGTAATGAATAAAATATGGGCCCTGCCCATACAAAGGGCCAGCCTGGATAGATCACAAACACCTTATGTGATCAAGGATGGTGTTTTTGGTCCAACAAAACCTTCCCTCACACAGAGTTATGTAAACGACTATCAGCTCACCTACCAGTTTGGCCTGAACTACGACAGAACATTCGGCAAACATGGCGTTAGCGTATTAGGATTGTTTGAAGCCAAAAGTAACGACTACATGAGCTTAGGTGCCTCCCGGAGGAATTACAACCTGTCTGTTGATGAGATCAACCTTGGAAGCTCCAGCCAGGCAGATATGAGTACTTCAGGTACTTCCAGTTACGCCAGGCAGATGGGATTGGTATATCGCATAGCATACGATTATAACAGGAAATACCTGCTGGAAGCAAGTGGCAGGTACGATGGAAGTTATTACTTCTCTCCGGAGAACAGGTACGGATTTTTCCCCGCATTCTCAGTAGGCTGGCGTTTGTCTGAAGAGAAATTTATTAAAGATAACTACAACTGGATAGACAATCTGAAGATCAGGGCATCCTATGGTGAAGTAGGTGCACTGGCAGGAAGCCCCTTCCAGTTCATGAGCACTTATAGTGTGCTGGGAACAAATTATGTGCTGGGGAATAACGCCGTGCAGGGTATCCGTGAAAGAGCAGAATCAAACCCTAACATTACCTGGGAACGTGCCAGGAAAACAGATGTTGGGTTGGAAGTGAACCTCTGGAAAGGCCTGCTGAATTTTGAGGTGGATTACTTCTATGAAAAAAGATCTAACATGCTGGTGAACCCGGATGTAAAGGTGCCTGCTGAATATGGTATTGGCCTAAGCCAGGTAAATGCAGGGGTAATGGAGAACCGTGGTTTTGATCTTTCTGCAAGTTCCGTATACGATGTGTCCAGGGACTTACATCTTTCACTCGGAGCTAATTTTACCTATGCTAAGAACAAGGTGTTGCAGGTGTTTGAAACGGCCACCACTTTTAATAATCCTAACCGCCGGATAACAGGCAGACCATTAGGTACGCAGTTTGGTTTCCGTTCACTGGGCTATTTCCAGCAAAGTGATTTCGATGGTTCCGGTGCACTGAAAGCAGGCATTGCCACACAACCATGGGGTGCCGTAAAACCAGGAGACATCAGGTATGAGGATATTAATAATGATGGTAAGATCAATGATAATGACCTTACCGTGATCGGGGATCCCGTTGCAGCACCAAGGATCATATATGGCATCTCTCCCGGCGTGAGGTTTAAAACCTTCTCTCTTGATCTGTTGTTCCAGGGAGCAGCCAAAGTCAACTGGTACTATCATGGATCTTCGATCATGGCATTCTGGGAAACCATGCTGCCTTATAAACATAACTTCGACTACTGGACACCAGAGAACCCCAATGCCTCCAATCCAAGGCTCACCTCTGCTCCTACTGTGAACAATTCACAAAGGTCATCTTTCTGGATGGGCAATGCTGCCTACCTGCGCCTGAAAAATGCCACCCTTTCCTATAACCTGCCTGCTAAAGTATTACAGAGAATAAAAATGCAAAACGTCAGACTTTACTTATCCGGGCAGAACATCCTTACCTGGACGAAGCTGAAAAATTATGATCCGGAAATTGGCAGGAACGATTCCGGGCATCCGGACAGTGCCTGGGGATATCCCAATCAAAAAACTTTTTCTGTAGGCGCAAACATTACTTTTTAA
- a CDS encoding amidohydrolase family protein — MIVDIHTHVFRPDTDFGPKLLADMKRCKIDPTIWRDLGEKHLESTKAADVAIVFGLQASATDWNIPNDMVAAHVALAPSRLLYFASIDPALPDFMEELEKCHQQDGAVGVKMSPLYQDVHPGDPRCYQIYRYCEKHGLPILFHAGTSFVSGTPLDYSRPVHFDKVAVDFPELRMVLAHLGHPWEGETIAVIRRHANVYADLSALYYRPWQFYNSMQLLVEYRTHEKVLFGSDFPFTTTADSIAGVRNINHILANSGLPSIPQEVTEGIIHRNTLELLGLPDPGK, encoded by the coding sequence ATGATCGTAGACATTCACACGCATGTTTTTCGTCCTGATACAGATTTCGGCCCAAAGTTACTGGCTGATATGAAACGGTGTAAAATAGACCCCACCATCTGGCGGGACCTCGGCGAAAAACATCTGGAAAGTACAAAAGCTGCAGATGTGGCCATTGTATTTGGCCTGCAGGCATCTGCAACAGATTGGAACATCCCGAACGATATGGTAGCAGCACATGTAGCCCTGGCGCCATCCCGTTTGTTATACTTTGCTTCCATAGACCCCGCTTTGCCTGATTTCATGGAGGAACTGGAAAAGTGCCACCAGCAGGATGGTGCGGTAGGTGTAAAGATGTCTCCATTATACCAGGATGTACATCCCGGCGATCCAAGATGTTACCAGATCTACCGGTACTGTGAAAAGCATGGTTTGCCTATACTCTTTCACGCAGGTACTTCATTTGTAAGCGGTACGCCTTTGGATTATTCCCGCCCGGTGCATTTTGATAAAGTAGCGGTGGACTTTCCCGAACTGAGAATGGTACTGGCGCATCTGGGGCATCCATGGGAAGGTGAAACAATAGCCGTTATCCGCAGGCATGCAAATGTATATGCAGATCTGTCTGCATTGTATTACAGGCCCTGGCAGTTTTATAATTCCATGCAGTTGCTGGTGGAATACCGCACGCATGAAAAAGTATTGTTTGGTTCTGACTTTCCATTTACGACCACCGCAGATTCAATAGCCGGTGTGCGTAATATCAATCATATACTGGCAAACAGCGGCCTTCCATCCATCCCCCAAGAAGTAACCGAAGGGATCATACACCGGAACACCCTGGAGTTGCTGGGTTTACCTGATCCTGGAAAATGA
- a CDS encoding GH39 family glycosyl hydrolase: MSVRNLIFFITCIISGTAFSQTTVQVNFAKELGPMKMNQMALGQGGLSEEPMLSKRTTEIRALHPAVIRLFVSEYYNVLPEKGKYYFTTLDSMVNNILQTGAKPFMSFCLKPKVFFPVVDHDIVEPNDYKGWEQFVYDVVRHYVDKGTGIEYWEVGNEVDIGEDGGTPYRFKPESYARYYKHTVAAILRADPKAKVGGPALANYKSPILPELLRACSAEKIPLHFVSWHNYDNSPTFIRSQIDYVKEMLKGYPDLHPETIMNEWNIHLFNPPLDPRFQPCFVTETIWQMKDAGLDWSCYYQIKDWYVNYDTFAKIFSAHGTAFMSRWWNRQAQFSGLIDYQDHIRPAYFSFKLLSRMAGQKLELNTDSKTVHGFATHDTQLQMHNMLLWNFSADSVKVKVHLKTLPKDMQVRHIVLDAEGGSSDENHRLRPDPFIKIKKGDQLVEVTLKPWAVHYWSFE; encoded by the coding sequence ATGAGTGTAAGGAACCTGATATTTTTTATAACCTGCATCATCAGTGGAACGGCCTTTTCGCAAACAACCGTGCAGGTGAACTTTGCGAAAGAACTGGGTCCCATGAAAATGAACCAGATGGCTTTGGGCCAGGGTGGCCTTTCTGAAGAGCCGATGTTAAGTAAACGTACTACGGAGATCAGGGCACTACATCCCGCAGTTATCCGGCTTTTTGTAAGTGAGTATTATAATGTATTGCCGGAAAAAGGCAAGTATTATTTCACCACACTGGATAGTATGGTAAATAATATCTTGCAAACCGGTGCCAAACCTTTCATGAGCTTTTGCTTAAAACCAAAGGTATTTTTCCCTGTAGTAGATCATGATATTGTTGAACCTAATGATTACAAAGGCTGGGAGCAATTTGTATATGACGTGGTACGGCATTATGTAGATAAAGGAACAGGAATAGAATATTGGGAAGTAGGTAACGAAGTGGATATTGGAGAAGATGGTGGTACACCCTACCGTTTTAAACCGGAAAGTTATGCGCGTTACTACAAACATACAGTAGCCGCCATATTAAGGGCAGACCCAAAAGCAAAGGTAGGCGGCCCGGCATTGGCGAATTATAAATCCCCCATCCTGCCTGAATTGCTCCGTGCCTGCTCAGCAGAGAAAATACCTTTGCACTTTGTATCCTGGCATAATTATGACAACAGCCCCACCTTCATCCGCAGCCAGATCGACTATGTAAAGGAAATGCTGAAAGGTTATCCTGATCTTCATCCGGAAACCATCATGAATGAATGGAACATCCATTTGTTCAACCCTCCTTTGGATCCCCGTTTTCAGCCTTGTTTTGTTACTGAAACCATCTGGCAGATGAAAGATGCGGGATTGGACTGGTCCTGTTATTACCAGATTAAAGACTGGTATGTGAACTATGATACCTTCGCAAAAATATTCTCCGCGCACGGCACCGCTTTTATGAGCCGCTGGTGGAACCGCCAGGCACAATTCAGCGGCCTGATAGACTACCAGGATCATATACGCCCTGCGTATTTTTCCTTCAAGTTATTGTCCCGCATGGCAGGCCAGAAACTGGAACTTAACACAGACAGTAAAACCGTACATGGTTTCGCTACACACGATACCCAGCTGCAAATGCATAACATGCTGTTGTGGAATTTCTCCGCAGACTCCGTAAAAGTAAAAGTGCATTTGAAAACCTTACCAAAAGATATGCAGGTACGCCACATTGTACTGGATGCAGAAGGTGGTAGCAGTGATGAGAATCACCGCCTGCGGCCTGATCCGTTTATAAAAATTAAAAAGGGAGATCAGCTGGTAGAAGTAACGTTAAAACCATGGGCAGTACATTACTGGTCATTTGAATAG